The following proteins come from a genomic window of Neptunomonas concharum:
- a CDS encoding 2Fe-2S iron-sulfur cluster-binding protein, with translation MKTYEIFVVNRKESFHCPPGQGLLQGMEKVGCQAINIGCRGGGCGMCKVRIVKGAYSTKRMSRAHVSEEEMQEGYALACRVIPMGDLCIESDHFEFKKETHPYREE, from the coding sequence ATGAAAACCTATGAAATCTTCGTTGTTAACCGCAAAGAGAGCTTCCATTGCCCACCTGGACAAGGGTTGCTTCAGGGGATGGAAAAGGTTGGTTGCCAAGCAATCAATATCGGTTGTCGAGGGGGAGGGTGCGGCATGTGCAAAGTCCGCATAGTCAAAGGAGCTTACAGCACGAAACGCATGAGCCGTGCCCATGTGTCAGAAGAAGAGATGCAGGAGGGGTATGCATTAGCGTGCCGCGTGATACCTATGGGTGATTTGTGTATTGAATCGGATCACTTTGAGTTTAAGAAAGAAACACACCCTTATCGTGAAGAATAA